One region of Limisphaera ngatamarikiensis genomic DNA includes:
- a CDS encoding FeoA domain-containing protein codes for MSWVIWIVVALGLVGWWFWPRRGLWARLREARHLAARARREDALKHILKTEANGREATLESVSGALQMSPQKTAGLLSELESCGLISFEGGRMHLSSQGRELATHVVRAHRLWESYLADRTGLTEDQWHRLAERQEHLLSRQEAEALAAELGHPRVDPHGDAIPEPGAALPADRGASLNSLRPDAPAVITHVEDEPQPLYARLAREGLRPGVKVCVLERTPTSVRLWGHDREHVLSPVEAQSIGVEPLPDTSLRDLQGEVFLHQLAPGQSARVVELSPACRGMERRRLLDLGFVPGTRVTVDMASPLGDPRAYRVRGTLVALRQDQARWIRVEPLEKEAA; via the coding sequence ATGAGCTGGGTGATTTGGATCGTGGTCGCCCTCGGGTTGGTCGGGTGGTGGTTCTGGCCGCGACGGGGGTTGTGGGCCCGTTTGCGGGAAGCCCGGCATTTGGCGGCGCGTGCCCGGCGGGAAGACGCGTTGAAACACATCCTGAAGACGGAGGCCAACGGACGCGAGGCCACGCTGGAAAGCGTGAGCGGCGCACTGCAGATGTCGCCGCAGAAGACCGCGGGTTTGTTGTCCGAACTTGAGTCGTGCGGGCTGATTTCCTTCGAGGGTGGGCGGATGCATTTGAGTTCGCAGGGGCGTGAGCTGGCGACGCATGTGGTTCGGGCTCACCGGTTGTGGGAGAGTTACCTGGCGGATCGCACGGGGCTGACGGAGGATCAGTGGCACCGTTTGGCGGAGCGGCAGGAACACCTGCTCAGCCGGCAGGAGGCCGAGGCGCTGGCCGCGGAGCTCGGGCATCCCCGGGTGGATCCTCATGGCGACGCGATTCCCGAGCCCGGGGCGGCCCTGCCCGCGGACCGGGGGGCTTCGTTGAACAGCCTGCGGCCGGACGCTCCGGCGGTGATCACGCATGTGGAGGATGAACCGCAGCCGCTGTACGCCCGGCTTGCACGCGAGGGGTTGCGTCCCGGGGTGAAGGTGTGCGTGTTGGAGCGCACGCCGACCTCGGTGCGATTGTGGGGTCATGATCGGGAACATGTTCTTTCCCCTGTGGAGGCCCAGAGCATTGGCGTGGAACCGCTGCCCGACACCAGCTTGCGGGATCTGCAGGGCGAGGTTTTTCTGCATCAGTTGGCGCCCGGTCAGAGTGCCCGGGTGGTGGAGTTGTCGCCGGCCTGTCGGGGCATGGAACGGCGCCGATTGCTCGACCTGGGGTTTGTACCCGGGACGCGGGTGACGGTGGACATGGCCAGCCCGTTGGGTGATCCGCGGGCGTACCGGGTGCGGGGCACGCTGGTGGCGTTGCGGCAGGATCAGGCCCGGTGGATTCGGGTGGAACCTTTGGAAAAGGAGGCAGCATGA
- the rimO gene encoding 30S ribosomal protein S12 methylthiotransferase RimO: MQPKNQAESPRRVGLVSLGCAKNLVDAEVMLGTLLRDGFEITNDPARADALIINTCSFIDAAQEESVDTILESAAFREAHARGQALIVSGCLPQRFRAQLRDLLPEVDAFMGVDEVPRVSEIVREALAHRAARLGLERVREGRSRAERRQDLLRLQETAPDTAAGSVNGRRVAEDLTAPVVVRARPRYIPDYDTPRFRLTPAHYAYVKIAEGCNHPCSFCIIPQMRGSHRSRPLEDIVREVRALLDQGVREFNLISQDSTYYGLDLRPRRAGSVASPAKFREAMRDLPPEAPTLARLLEVLDGLPGDFWVRVLYTHPAHWTEELIRTFAQCRKVVRYVDMPLQHIHDLMLERMRRETSRAYIEELLQRIRSGIPGVTLRTTFIVGFPGETEACFEALLEFMERVRFDRAGVFLYSREEGTRAARMAQQVPAEVKQRRRDRAMELQRRISRERNAGMVGRRLRVLVEGQLRGGRAVPAEIRSWEHGLVREDNGGSARLGRGLWSVARSEADAPEVDGRVFVRGELPVGRFATVEVVGWTDYDLIARPV, from the coding sequence ATGCAGCCGAAGAATCAAGCCGAGTCGCCCCGGCGCGTGGGTTTGGTGTCGCTGGGGTGCGCCAAAAACCTGGTGGACGCCGAGGTGATGCTGGGCACGTTGTTGCGGGACGGGTTTGAGATCACCAACGACCCGGCCCGGGCGGACGCCCTGATCATCAACACCTGCTCGTTCATTGACGCGGCGCAGGAGGAGAGCGTGGACACGATTTTGGAGTCGGCGGCGTTTCGGGAGGCGCATGCGCGGGGGCAGGCGCTGATTGTGTCCGGGTGTTTGCCGCAGCGGTTTCGGGCGCAATTGCGGGATTTGCTGCCGGAGGTGGACGCGTTCATGGGAGTGGACGAGGTGCCGCGCGTGAGCGAGATCGTGCGGGAGGCGCTGGCGCATCGGGCGGCGCGGCTGGGGTTGGAGAGGGTGCGAGAGGGGCGGTCCCGTGCGGAACGGCGACAGGATCTGCTGCGCCTGCAGGAAACCGCGCCGGACACCGCGGCGGGGTCGGTGAACGGCCGGCGGGTTGCGGAGGACTTGACGGCACCGGTGGTGGTGCGGGCCCGGCCGCGTTACATTCCGGATTACGACACACCGCGGTTCCGGCTCACGCCGGCCCATTATGCGTACGTGAAGATTGCCGAGGGCTGCAATCATCCCTGTTCGTTTTGCATCATCCCGCAGATGCGCGGCAGTCACCGCAGCCGGCCCCTGGAGGACATTGTGCGGGAGGTGCGTGCGCTGCTGGACCAGGGGGTGCGTGAGTTCAATCTGATTTCGCAGGATTCCACCTACTATGGCCTGGACCTGCGGCCGCGTCGTGCGGGGTCGGTTGCCTCACCGGCGAAGTTTCGCGAGGCGATGCGCGATCTACCGCCGGAGGCGCCCACGCTGGCGCGGTTGTTGGAGGTGTTGGACGGGTTGCCGGGGGATTTCTGGGTCCGCGTGCTGTACACGCATCCGGCGCATTGGACGGAGGAGCTGATCCGCACGTTTGCCCAATGTCGCAAGGTGGTCCGGTACGTGGACATGCCGTTGCAGCATATTCACGACCTGATGCTGGAGCGGATGCGGCGCGAGACGAGCCGGGCTTACATTGAAGAGCTGCTGCAAAGGATCCGGTCGGGGATTCCCGGCGTGACCCTGCGCACGACGTTCATTGTGGGGTTTCCGGGGGAGACGGAGGCCTGTTTCGAGGCGTTGTTGGAGTTCATGGAGCGGGTGCGGTTCGACCGGGCCGGAGTGTTTCTTTACTCGCGGGAGGAGGGGACGCGTGCGGCGCGGATGGCGCAGCAGGTGCCGGCGGAGGTGAAGCAGCGGCGGCGGGACCGTGCGATGGAGTTGCAGCGGCGGATTTCTCGCGAACGCAATGCGGGGATGGTGGGCCGGCGGCTTCGCGTGCTGGTCGAGGGGCAGTTGAGGGGCGGGAGGGCGGTACCGGCCGAGATCCGGTCCTGGGAGCACGGTCTGGTGCGGGAAGACAATGGCGGTTCGGCCCGGTTGGGGCGTGGTTTGTGGTCGGTGGCGCGGTCGGAGGCGGATGCGCCGGAAGTGGACGGCCGGGTGTTTGTTCGGGGGGAACTGCCCGTGGGCCGGTTTGCCACGGTGGAGGTGGTGGGTTGGACGGATTACGACCTGATTGCACGACCGGTCTGA